ATCTTCCCAAACTGATGACGGGCAAACCTCGTTGTACTCTGATGATTCATCCGGAAGACGCAAACCGATTGGGAATCTTGGATGATGAAAAAGTCATTGTGGAATCACTTGCGGGAAGTGTTTTGATTTCTGCCGAAGTTACGGAAGAATTGATGAAAGGAGTTGTGAGCATTCCTCACGGATTCGGTCATAACAGAAACGGAACGAATCAAAAGGTCGCCACTGAATTTTCGGGAGTGAGTATCAACGACCTAACGGATGATCAGTCGATCGATGTTTTTTCAGGCAATGCGGCATTCAGCGGAATCAAGGTTTCCGTTAAAAAACAAAATCTTTAGATCGTATTTTGATTTTGTAGAAAATTTTGTAAGGATCTTCTTCCTCCGATCAAGGAGTAGTTTTCCGTATTTGTTTTTAAAAAACGAACTGCTTGTTTGGAACGAACTCCCGTTTCGCAAATGCATATGATCTTTTTGTAACCGGATAATTCCGGTGTTCCTTCTTTTTCCAAACGGGAGAGAGGAAACAAGATCGAACCGGGGATGGGATTTGATTCCGTCTCTTCGAATTCCCTTACATCCATCAGAATCGTATCAGTGGATTTTGAATTCCAATAATCTTCCACACTGATTTCCAAAATCTGTTTTTCCGATTTTGAAAGACCTTTCTTTTCTCCGCAGGAAATGCAATGAGGATCAGGATTGATCTTGGATTCGAATAAAAAAGGAGAATCCCATTCCAATGAATAGATCCTGTCAGTCGGGATGGTTTCGGGTTTAAGTAAATACCGAAGAGCGAACGATGCCTGGTAGGTTCCTGCCAGTGCAGTCTGTACTCCGAGCACTCCTGCATCGGAACAACTGAGAGTATCACCTTCTTCCAAATGGGGATACAAACAACGGTAACACGGTCTTCCTTCTCCCGAGAAAACGGCAAGCTGAGCACTCGTCCGAAATACCGAAGCTGTGACGAGTGGTTTGGATCCAATCAAACAAAAATCACTGATTGCATATTTGGAAGAGATCGTGTCAGTACAATCCAAGATCAGATCCCAGGATTCAAATAGCTTAGGATCCGTCCGGTTTGTAATATAAGAGGAAAAAGTTTCCAGCCGGACCCAAGGGCTTCTTTCCTTTAAAAATCGGGACACCACTTCCGTTTTCGGTTTGCCTATATCAGTTTGTGTAAACGATGTTTGTCGGTGCAAATTGGAAAGTTCCACTCGGTCGAAATCCACAAGTCCCAATCTTCCCACTCCCGAGAGAGCCAGATAAAGGGAAGCAGGGCAACCCAACCCGCCTAGGCCAATGATAAGAACCGAGGAGTTTTTCCATTTTTCTTGGCCGAGTATTCCTATTTCAGGGACCTTGATCTGCCTTCTAAAAAAACTCTCCTCTTCCGGACTCATAAATAGAAAGGAATCCGATTGGAATTTTCGAGCAAGGAGAAATTAAAATCAGCCCGATTCGGGAAGATTAATATTGATACGGTGATCTATTTTTGTTTTCAGTTGGGAAAACAGGATCAATATCGACTTTAGAGTGGAACAGGAAACAAGAAAATTCGAAGTGCTAAGAGTGAGTGTTCTTTCTCACTGTAGTTTCGCCTGCGTTTACTGTGTTCCTAAAGATCAATCCTCATCTTCCGAGGACAAATCTCATTATCATTTTTTAAGTCCCGAATTATTAACTGAAAAATTAAAACTTCTGATTACTAAGATCAATATTAAGGAAGTCCATTTAACAGGAGGAGAACCGACTCTTCATAAACGACTTCCCGAACTGATCGGAGGAGTAAATGACCTCGGAATTCGTGAAATCGCTGTTACATCCAACGGTTTTTTTGCGGACGGACTCATCCAAAAGATGAAATCGAAAGGACTTACCAGGATGAATTTTTCAGTGGATTCCTTTTCCCAATCCGGATTTGAAAAAATCAGCGACCGTAAGTTTCCTTTATCCAAATTGTTATCCCGCGTAGAGGAAGCCAAAGAAAGCGGTTTGGAAGTAAAAGTGAATTGTACGGTTTTAAAAGGTTATAATGAAAACGAAATCTTACCTTTGTTAGATTGGTTCGGAAAAAAAGGGATCACTGTCCGGTATTTGGAATTTATGAAAATGGGACCTTTGCAAAAGGAACATTCCGAATTTTTTTATTCTTCCGAAGAGATTCGAAATACTATCGGTAAAAAATACGAGTTTTCTTCTTATTTGACAGCTTCCGATTCCACTGCGAATTACAGCAGGACAGAAGAAGGATATATTTTCGGAATCATCGCCAATCATTCGGAACCATTTTGCGAAGGTTGTAACAGATTGCGTATGGATGCGACCGGAAAAATCTACGGATGTTTAAGTGATGAAACTTCCTTCGATTTGCCGGAAAACAGTTCCGATTTGGATCTGGTTTTACAAGCGGCTATGCGGACCAAAAAGAAGTTTTTTACTGGATCGGAGCTTTCCATGAAATTCATTGGAGGTTAGATGAAAATTCAATTGCTTTGTTTTGCCGCAATGAAAGATTTTTTCCCGGCTCAGTGGGATTTGCATTTGGAAGGAGTTCGCACTCTTTCGGACTTAAAGCTTTATTTACAAAATCAAAATCCAAAGGCTTCCTCTTTATTGAAAATAAGTCGATTTGCCATCAACCAAACTATTGTTAGGGAAGAGGAGATTATCTTTGATGGCGCAGTGATCGCAGTCCTTCCTCCTTCCAGCGGCGGGTAAATGAATACGGAGACTCATTCGAATCATATACAAACGGAAATTTTGGAAATTCCAAATCGATTTCCGGATCTACCTTCCATGGGAGGTTATGTTTTTTTTGCAGGTATTGTTCGAAATATCAATGAAGGAAGACAAGTTACCCATTTGGAATATGAAGCATATCCGGAGATGGCGGATAAGATGATCAGTGATATCATAGAAGATGCCAAAAAACAGTGGGATCTTCAGTTTGCCGATTGTATTCATAGACTTGGGGTTTTGAATATCGGAGAGGTCGCAGTGATTGTCAGTACGGGAGCGGTTCACCGGGACGAAGCGTATCTTGCCAATAGGTACATCATTGATCGTGTCAAACACGAAGTAGCCATTTGGAAAAAGGAATATTATACGGACGGAAGTTCGGAGTGGTCCAAGGGTTGCCAGGATGAGACCCATAAACACTGAAACGATCTCTGTAATTTTAGCCGGAGGTTATAGTCTTAGAATGGGAAAGGATAAGGGCCTTATTCAAATTAAAGAACATTCTAATTTTATAAAAAAAACGAATCGCAGGATCGGAGTTTTGACTGAGACAGTATATATATCTCTTCGTGCGGAACAAATTCAGGAATATTCCAAATACTTTCCTTCCGAATCATTCATTGTAGATACGGATATTCCGGTCGAAGGCCCTTTGAAGGGGATACTTTCTTCTTGGAAATTTTTGGAAGAGAATGGCATTTCCGGAAAATCTATTCTTTTTCTACCTGTGGATATGCCTTTCGTTAAAATCAGAACCTTGCGGCGGTTATTGGATTCATTTCTTCCCGAAGATTCAGGAGTATTTTATGAGTCTAGAAAGGGTCTTGAGCCACTTTGCGGAATTTATTCCTCTCTTTGTCTATCCGATTGGTTTCGAAATCTAAGCTCGGATGCGACTAAAGAATTCTCCTTGCAAAAGAGATTGGCAAAAATGAATCCCCGAATACTCACTCTTCCCGAGAAAGAAGAAATCTATTTTCGGAACATCAATTCACGGCAGGATTTATAATCAATATTATACGCAGAATCATTATGAGATTACTAGAAACGAAAAAAAATTGGATCTTCGATATGGATGGCACTTTAACTCTTGCTATGCATGATTTCGAAGCGATTAAACGTACACTCGGTTTGCCTTTGGATTCGGATATCTTGACTTCTCTGGGTCGTCTTTCTCCCGAGGAAGCAAAAGTAAAACACATCCATCTGAATGAAATCGAATTGAACATTGCGAAGAAAGCGGTCGCTTCTCCGGGAAGTCCCGAGTTATTGAAACAAATAAAGAATAAGTCGCATCAGTTGGGAATTCTTACCAGAAATTGTTTTGAGAATTCGATTGAGACTCTGAAGGCATCGGGACTTAGCGAATATTTTTCCTCCGAATTTATTTTGTGCAGAGAGCATGCGGAACCGAAACCGAGTCCGGAAGGTATTCTAAATCTACTCAAACTTTGGAACGCAAAACCGGAAGATACTTTGATGATCGGAGATTATATCTACGATTTGGAAGCAGGGATAGCGGCTGGGGTAGAAACCGTTTACATCGATCCGAAAGGAAATTTTCCATTCAAGAATTTTGCGACTCATACAGTCCTAAGATTGGATGAAATTTTATATCTATAAAATCTTACCCTTTGTCCAAAGGAACTTCGATCAAAACGGAAATCCCATTTATGTTCTGGATTTCAATCATTCCCCCGATTTGTTTGATGAGAAGCTGAACGAGAGAAAGCCCGATTCCCGATTGTTCGTTGATTTTCGGTTCAGCAAATCCGGTTCCGTTATCAATTACTTTTAAAATAAGATTTCCCGAAACAGATTTTACGGAAACGAATATTTCTCCTTTTCCGTTCTCCAAATAAGTATGTTTGATCGAATTCATTAATAGTTCATTTAAGACTAAGCACAAAACGACTGCTAATTTCAGATCCATTTCCGCCTGGTTCAGATCAAAACGTATTTGAATCTTGTCGTCGATATTATAAGCATTCGCAAGAGTTTTGCATAATCTCAGAACATAATGATCAAATTGGATTCGATTTAATTCGCTTCCCGTATCGTTATACAACATTTCATAGATTCCCGCCATGGCAAGAATCCTGGTTTCCGTGTTCTTGAAAATATTTTTGATTTCTTTGTCTTCGATTTTTGCGGATTCCAAATGGAGTAAGCTACTAACAACCGCTAAAGTATTTTTCACCCTATGTTGCAATTCTATCATAAGTGTGTCTTTGAAAGAGAGGAGATTGGCTAGTTTTTCCTCCATTTGTTTTCTTTCTGAGACATCGTACGTTAAAATAAATAAACCTTCCTTGATCGGTTGGATGCTGAACTCAAAATAACTTTTGCTTCCGTCCTGATGAACAAATTCAATATCTCTATGGCAATACTCTCTATTTTTCATGCAGGAAGCTAAAATGCGATAAACTTCCTGCTCTTTAATTCCGGGATTGCATTCGAACATTGATTTGCCTAAGAAATCGCGAATAGTTCCTTTTGCATATTTTGCTGCACTTTCATTGATGTACAAATAGGTCCAGTCGTATCCTAAAATCTGGCACCCCTCAATCATAGAATCCAGAGTGCTTCTGAACCTATCCGCCGTATTTCTAAGCTCAATGTCGGAATCAATCAATTGCCTATTTGCAGCTTCGAGTTCTTCGGAAGTAACAGCGAGTTCCGTATTCTTTTCCATAACATGAGTTCTTGCCTCATAGAGACGAAATGCCATTCTTATGGATGTGGCTAAGATGTGAATCCCTGACGACTTTAATACATAGCCGTAAGAGGTAATGGATTCGGTTTTTTTTACAATGTCCGGTTCCATATGAGATGAAACAAAAATGATGGGGATGTCTCTGATCTCCAGGATCTCTTTTGCGGTTTCGGTCCCGTCCATTCCGTAACCTAAGTCGATATCCATCAGGACGAGATCGATTTGGTCCTCGGACGAACGAATGTAATTGATTGCTTTGGTGCCACTGGAAGCAGTAATGATATGAAACGAGTCTTCTAACTGCCTACTGGTCGCCATTGCAATAATGGCTTCGTCTTCAACGAGCAAGATCTTCTTTTTTAATAATGTAGCTGTTTCCATTATGATTTAATCATCCCAGGAAGATAAGTAGACGAAGAAAAATCAAAAAGAGACGCTGTTTCCAAGAGGAGTTAAAAATATAAGCAAATTAGATTGTTGTCAATTAAGAAAATATAATACCTGTAAGGAGTCGTTTTCTGGCAGTTTTCGGAAAAATTTTGAAAAATCTGCCTCCGCTTTTCCCCGGATGTCCCATTCGTAATAAGGTTTTTTTTCGGCAAAACTCAGGTAAAAATACCTAAAACCGGAAACTTTCGAAAAATGAGTGGAATTACCGGGAGGCCCTGGTTTCCCGAAAACAGAACTGGGGTTATCTGTTGCTATAACATTTGATACGAGATCGGAGTTTCGGAAAGAGTAAAAATCAAAACTTCTATTTGTGACAAAAGATGAGTTTCTAATCTTCGATTTAGTCAATTTATTGCTTATTTTTTTTATCCGTCCTGATCACTCGAATGAGTAGTTACGGGATGGGATTTCATTCATGAAAAAAGAATCTAAGAGATTGATTCCAGTAAAATAGTTTCCTGAATTGGAATCTGAATTTAAAACATACTTAAGATGTCTTCCTTTCTTCAGAGAAAATGGATTTGTTTGATTGTAATTTTATTCGCGTTTCAGTGCAAACAATTGTTTTTGATTGAAAAACCACCTCTGGTAAAAGAAGGCGTTCTGGATCTCCGA
The nucleotide sequence above comes from Leptospira kobayashii. Encoded proteins:
- a CDS encoding molybdenum cofactor biosynthesis protein MoaE, encoding MNTETHSNHIQTEILEIPNRFPDLPSMGGYVFFAGIVRNINEGRQVTHLEYEAYPEMADKMISDIIEDAKKQWDLQFADCIHRLGVLNIGEVAVIVSTGAVHRDEAYLANRYIIDRVKHEVAIWKKEYYTDGSSEWSKGCQDETHKH
- a CDS encoding HAD family hydrolase: MRLLETKKNWIFDMDGTLTLAMHDFEAIKRTLGLPLDSDILTSLGRLSPEEAKVKHIHLNEIELNIAKKAVASPGSPELLKQIKNKSHQLGILTRNCFENSIETLKASGLSEYFSSEFILCREHAEPKPSPEGILNLLKLWNAKPEDTLMIGDYIYDLEAGIAAGVETVYIDPKGNFPFKNFATHTVLRLDEILYL
- a CDS encoding HesA/MoeB/ThiF family protein; the encoded protein is MSPEEESFFRRQIKVPEIGILGQEKWKNSSVLIIGLGGLGCPASLYLALSGVGRLGLVDFDRVELSNLHRQTSFTQTDIGKPKTEVVSRFLKERSPWVRLETFSSYITNRTDPKLFESWDLILDCTDTISSKYAISDFCLIGSKPLVTASVFRTSAQLAVFSGEGRPCYRCLYPHLEEGDTLSCSDAGVLGVQTALAGTYQASFALRYLLKPETIPTDRIYSLEWDSPFLFESKINPDPHCISCGEKKGLSKSEKQILEISVEDYWNSKSTDTILMDVREFEETESNPIPGSILFPLSRLEKEGTPELSGYKKIICICETGVRSKQAVRFLKTNTENYSLIGGRRSLQNFLQNQNTI
- a CDS encoding radical SAM protein; translated protein: MEQETRKFEVLRVSVLSHCSFACVYCVPKDQSSSSEDKSHYHFLSPELLTEKLKLLITKINIKEVHLTGGEPTLHKRLPELIGGVNDLGIREIAVTSNGFFADGLIQKMKSKGLTRMNFSVDSFSQSGFEKISDRKFPLSKLLSRVEEAKESGLEVKVNCTVLKGYNENEILPLLDWFGKKGITVRYLEFMKMGPLQKEHSEFFYSSEEIRNTIGKKYEFSSYLTASDSTANYSRTEEGYIFGIIANHSEPFCEGCNRLRMDATGKIYGCLSDETSFDLPENSSDLDLVLQAAMRTKKKFFTGSELSMKFIGG
- a CDS encoding MoaD/ThiS family protein — translated: MKIQLLCFAAMKDFFPAQWDLHLEGVRTLSDLKLYLQNQNPKASSLLKISRFAINQTIVREEEIIFDGAVIAVLPPSSGG
- the mobA gene encoding molybdenum cofactor guanylyltransferase, producing MRPINTETISVILAGGYSLRMGKDKGLIQIKEHSNFIKKTNRRIGVLTETVYISLRAEQIQEYSKYFPSESFIVDTDIPVEGPLKGILSSWKFLEENGISGKSILFLPVDMPFVKIRTLRRLLDSFLPEDSGVFYESRKGLEPLCGIYSSLCLSDWFRNLSSDATKEFSLQKRLAKMNPRILTLPEKEEIYFRNINSRQDL
- a CDS encoding sensor histidine kinase, which encodes METATLLKKKILLVEDEAIIAMATSRQLEDSFHIITASSGTKAINYIRSSEDQIDLVLMDIDLGYGMDGTETAKEILEIRDIPIIFVSSHMEPDIVKKTESITSYGYVLKSSGIHILATSIRMAFRLYEARTHVMEKNTELAVTSEELEAANRQLIDSDIELRNTADRFRSTLDSMIEGCQILGYDWTYLYINESAAKYAKGTIRDFLGKSMFECNPGIKEQEVYRILASCMKNREYCHRDIEFVHQDGSKSYFEFSIQPIKEGLFILTYDVSERKQMEEKLANLLSFKDTLMIELQHRVKNTLAVVSSLLHLESAKIEDKEIKNIFKNTETRILAMAGIYEMLYNDTGSELNRIQFDHYVLRLCKTLANAYNIDDKIQIRFDLNQAEMDLKLAVVLCLVLNELLMNSIKHTYLENGKGEIFVSVKSVSGNLILKVIDNGTGFAEPKINEQSGIGLSLVQLLIKQIGGMIEIQNINGISVLIEVPLDKG